A genomic segment from Thermothielavioides terrestris NRRL 8126 chromosome 4, complete sequence encodes:
- a CDS encoding delta(14)-sterol reductase like protein (orthologue of Saccharomyces cerevisiae ERG24; orthologue of S. cerevisiae ERG24), whose amino-acid sequence MAPKTKQRAVSKTHGYEFFGPPGAAAISFGLPVLIYAFAFACNDISGCPAPSLLHPKSLDLDVLKREVGWPHDGLRGLVSWRATGWTLAYYLFSAVLYRVLPGTETEGTKLANGGRLKYKFNAFSSTMFTLAICAAGTFAQGAEFPLWTFITDNYLQILTANIIIAYSLATFVYIRSFSVKPGNPQFRELAAGGVTGNMLYDWFIGRELNPRVTLPLIGEIDIKEFMEIRPGLTGWILLNCAFVAKQYRTFGFVTDSIIFIAVVQALYVLDGQFMEPAILTTIDIISDGFGLMLSFGDLVWVPFLYTQQTRYLSVHPQSLGPLGLAGVGALLAAGFAIFRLSNSQKNAFRTDPNDPAVAHLKYIETKAGTRLLVSGWWGIARHINYFGDWLQAWPYCLPTGLAGYTILTAGTSAEGAIRMLDGREVVPGEARGWGTIFTYFYIVYFAVLLIHRDRRDDEKCSRKYGEDWEKYKRIVRWRIVPYVY is encoded by the exons ATGGCGCCGAAAACGAAGCAGCGCGCTGTGTCCAAGACGCATGGTTATGAGTTTTTTGGACC gcccggtgccgccgccatcaGCTTCGGCCTGCCAGTGCTCATCTACGCCTTCGCTTTTGCCTGCAACGACATTTCAGGATGCCCCGCACCTTCTCTCCTCCACCCAAAGTCGCTCGATCTCGATGTCTTGAAAAGAGAGGTTGGATGGCCCCATGACGGACTTAGGGGCCTCGTGAGTTGGCGGGCGACCGGCTGGACGCTGGCATACTATCTCTTCAGTGCCGTCCTGTACAGGGTGCTGCCGGGGACCGAGACCGAGGGAACGAAGCTCGCCAATGGCGGCCGGTTAAAGTATAAGTTCAATG CCTTTTCGTCGACCATGTTCACGCTGGCTatctgcgccgccggcacctTCGCCCAGGGCGCCGAGTTCCCCCTGTGGACGTTCATCACCGACAACTACCTCCAGATCCTGACCGCCAACATCATTATTGCCTACAGCCTCGCAACCTTCGTCTACATCCGCAGCTTCAGTGTCAAACCGGGCAACCCGCAGTTCCGCGAATTGGCCGCCGGTGGCGTCACGGGCAACATGCTCTACGACTGGTTTATCGGGCGCGAGCTCAACCCGCGCGTCACGCTGCCCCTCATCGGCGAGATCGACATCAAGGAGTTTATGGAGATCCGCCCTGGGCTTACGGGCTGGATCCTGCTCAACTGCGCCTTCGTGGCTAAGCAGTACCGCACCTTCGGCTTCGTGACCGATAGCATCATCTTCATAGCGGTGGTCCAGGCGCTCTACGTCCTTGACGGCCAGTTCATGGAGCCCGCCATCCTCACCACCATCGATATCATTAGCGACGGCTTCGGCCTGATGCTCTCCTTTGGCGACCTCGTCTGGGTGCCCTTCCTGTACACCCAGCAGACGCGCTACCTTTCGGTGCACCCGCAGTCGCTCGGCCCGCTtggcctcgccggcgtcggcgcgctgctggccgcggGCTTCGCGATCTTCCGCCTGTCCAACAGCCAGAAGAACGCGTTCCGCACCGACCCCAACGACCCGGCCGTCGCCCACCTCAAGTACATCGAGACCAAGGCCGGCACGCGGCTGCTCGTCTCGGGCTGGTGGGGCATCGCGCGCCACATCAACTACTTTGGCGACTGGCTGCAGGCCTGGCCGTACTGCCTGCCGACGGGTTTGGCTGGGTACACGATCCTGACTGCGGGCACGTCGGCCGAGGGCGCGATCCGCATGCTGGACGGCAGGGAGGTGGTGCCCGGCGAGGCGCGCGGCTGGGGCACCATCTTCACGTACTTTTACATTGTCTACTTTGCCGTGCTGCTCATCCACCGCGATCGGAGGGACGACGAGAAGTGCTCGCGCAAGTACGGCGAGGATTGGGAGAAGTATAAGAGGATTGTGAGGTGGCGCATCGTGCCCTATGTGTACTAG
- a CDS encoding glycoside hydrolase family 3 protein (CAZy_ID 269962): MRLRSAAQWLLVLPARSSGLADKNSHQPLEKRTLATSEPFYPSPWMNPDADGWTEAYARAKEFVSRMTLLEKVNLTTGVGWEAEQCVGQVGAIPRLGLRSLCMQDSPLGVRGTDFNSGFPSGQTAAATFDRGLIYRRGYAMGQEARGKGVNVLLGPVAGPLGRAPTGGRNWEGFSPDPVLTGVGMAESIKGIQDAGTIACAKHFIGNEQEHFRQVGEAQGYGFNISEALSSNIDDKTLHELYLWPFADAVRAGVGSVMCSYQQLNNSYSCQNSKLLNGLLKGELGFQGFVMSDWQAQHTGAASAVAGLDMTMPGDTEFNTGRSYWGANLTLAVLNGTVPAYRIDDMAMRIMAAFFKVNKDIKLDPINFSFWTLDTYGPIHWAAQTGYQQINYHVDVRADHGSLIREIGAKGTVLLKNTGSLPLKKPKFLAVIGEDAGPNTSGPNSCSDRGCDNGTLAMGWGSGTANFPYVVTPDAALQAQALQDGSRYESILSNYATSQIKALVSQANVTAIVFVNADSGEGYINVDGNMGDRKNLTLWKDGDALVKNVASWCSNTIVVIHSPGPVLLTEWYNSPNVTAILWAGLPGQESGNSIADVLYGRVNPAARSPFTWGPTRESYGTDVLYTPNNGNGAPQDDFTEGVFIDYRYFDKTNSSVIYEFGHGLSYTTFEYSNIRVQKSNAGKYEPTTGKTSPAPTFGNFSTNLKDYVFPSHEFPYVYEYIYPYLNTTDPKAASGDANYGQTADKFLPPHATDSSAQPLLRSSGKNSPGGNRQLYDVMYTITADIKNTGSIVGEEVPQLYVALGGPDDPKVQLRDFDRIRIDPGKTAQFRGTLTRRDLSNWDTTLQDWVISKYKKTAYVGRSSRKLDLSIELP, encoded by the exons ATGCGGCTCAGATCTGCGGCTCAATGGCTCCTCGTGCTCCCGGCGAGAAGCAGCGGTCTTGCTGACAAAAACTCCCACCAGCCGCTTGAGAAAAGGACACTCGCAACGTCGGAACCTTTCTACCCGTCGCCATGGATGAACCCGGACGCCGACGGTTGGACCGAGGCCTATGCCCGCGCTAAGGAGTTCGTCTCCCGGATGACGCTGCTGGAGAAGGTCAACCTGACCACGGGGGTTGG CTGGGAGGCGGAGCAGTGCGTCGGCCAGGTGGGCGCCATTCCTCGCCTGGGCCTGCGGAGCTTGTGCATGCAGGACTCTCCGCTCGGTGTCCGGGGGACCGACTTCAACTCCGGGTTCCCTTCCGGCCagacggcggccgccacctTCGATCGCGGCCTGATCTACCGGCGCGGCTATGCCATGGGCCAGGAGGCCAGGGGCAAGGGAGTCAATGTCCTGCTCGGACCTGTTGCCGGCCCCCTTGGACGTGCCCCTACCGGCGGTCGGAACTGGGAAGGGTTCTCCCCTGACCCTGTTCTCACCGGCGTGGGCATGGCCGAGTCCATCAAGGGCATCCAAGACGCCGGCACGATTGCTTGTGCGAAGCACTTTATTGGCAACGAGCAAG AGCACTTCAGGCAAGTGGGGGAGGCGCAAGGTTACGGGTTCAACATCAGCGAGGCCCTGTCGTCCAACATTGACGACAAGACCCTGCACGAGCTCTACCTCTGGCCGTTTGCGGACGCCGTGAGGGCCGGCGTCGGCTCCGTCATGTGCTCGTACCAGCAGCTCAACAACTCGTACAGCTGCCAGAACTCCAAGCTCCTGAATGGCCTGCTCAAGGGCGAACTCGGTTTCCAGGGCTTCGTCATGAGCGATTGGCAGGCCCAGCACACGGGCGCCGCAAGCGCTGTTGCCGGCCTCGACATGACCATGCCGGGAGACACCGAGTTCAACACGGGCCGGAGCTACTGGGGCGCCAACCTGACGCTCGCGGTGCTCAACGGCACCGTCCCCGCCTACCGCATCGACGACATGGCCATGCGCATcatggccgccttcttcaaGGTCAACAAGGACATCAAGCTGGACCCCATCAACTTCTCCTTCTGGACCCTGGACACGTACGGCCCGATTCACTGGGCGGCGCAGACGGGCTACCAGCAGATCAACTACCACGTGGATGTGCGAGCCGACCACGGCAGCCTTATCCGGGAGATCGGCGCCAAGGGAACCGTGCTCCTCAAGAACACCGGCTCTCTGCCCTTGAAGAAGCCGAAATTCCTGGCCGTGAttggcgaggacgccggccCCAACACCAGCGGGCCGAACTCTTGCTCCGACAGGGGATGTGACAATGGCACTCTCGCCATGGGCTGGGGTTCCGGCACCGCCAACTTCCCGTACGTCGTCACGCCCGAtgccgcgctgcaggcgcaggccCTCCAGGACGGTTCGCGCTACGAGAGCATCCTGTCCAACTATGCGACATCGCAAATAAAGGCTCTTGTGTCACAAGCCAACGTGACAGCAATCGTCTTTGTCAACGCCGACTCGGGCGAGGGCTACATCAATGTGGACGGAAACATGGGCGACCGGAAGAACCTGACGCTGTGGAAGGATGGCGACGCGCTGGTCAAGAACGTGGCCAGCTGGTGCTCCAACACCATCGTCGTGATCCATTCCCCGGGCCCGGTTCTGCTGACCGAGTGGTACAACAGCCCCAACGTTACCGCTATCCTCTGGGCCGGTCTCCCCGGCCAAGAGTCCGGCAACTCGATCGCCGACGTTCTGTACGGCAGGGTCAACCCTGCCGCGCGGTCGCCGTTCACGTGGGGCCCAACCCGCGAGAGTTACGGGACCGATGTTCTCTACACGCCGAacaacggcaacggcgcgCCGCAGGACGACTTCACCGAGGGCGTCTTCATCGACTACCGCTACTTTGACAAGACCAACTCGTCCGTCATTTACGAGTTCGGCCACGGCCTCAGCTACACCACGTTTGAGTACAGCAACATCCGGGTACAGAAGTCGAACGCGGGCAAGTACGAGCCCACGACGGGCAAgacctcgcccgcgcccaccTTTGGCAACTTCTCGACCAACCTCAAAGACTACGTGTTCCCGAGCCACGAGTTCCCTTACGTTTACGAGTACATCTATCCTTACCTCAACACGACCGACCCCAAGGCGGCCTCGGGCGACGCGAACTACGGCCAGACGGCCGACAAGTTCCTCCCGCCGCACGCGACCGACTCGTCGgcccagccgctgctgcgctcGTCGGGCAAGAACTCGCCGGGCGGCAACCGGCAGTTGTACGACGTCATGTACACGATCACGGCCGACATCAAGAACACGGGCTCGatcgtcggcgaggaggtgccGCAGCTGTACGTCGCGCTGGGCGGGCCGGACGACCCCAAGGTGCAGCTGCGCGACTTTGACCGCATCCGCATCGACCCGGGCAAGACGGCGCAGTTCCGCGGCACGCTGACCCGCAGGGACCTGAGCAACTGGGATACGACGCTGCAGGACTGGGTCATTAGCAAGTACAAGAAGACGGCGTATGTGGGGAGGAGCAGCCGGAAGCTGGACTTGAGCATTGAGTTGCCGTGA